Proteins from a single region of Chanodichthys erythropterus isolate Z2021 chromosome 13, ASM2448905v1, whole genome shotgun sequence:
- the ier3 gene encoding radiation-inducible immediate-early gene IEX-1 — MYTRSDSLVLSLPTNTFFQPQSQFDFRPATMQRNTEPEIFTFEQIPEPQSFPHRGAPLRPRKRNTRVMYPSKVRKYLPPAEKSPAKRWLIALCLVVFLQIYTEEGSVETTQSEGPTFTDATAYNVLPFQSAEEQARQMMGNCPEVFGQSSSEEQKKENSWFLNTTCPSSSLEEDFTTLYQQSRRNGYVVALLYPVYHRLGTEN; from the coding sequence ATGTATACCAGATCAGACAGCCTGGTCCTCTCATTACCGACGAACACTTTCTTCCAGCCGCAGTCGCAGTTCGATTTCAGACCGGCGACGATGCAGCGCAACACCGAGCCGGAGATCTTCACTTTCGAGCAGATCCCGGAGCCGCAGTCATTCCCTCACCGCGGAGCTCCGCTGCGCCCGCGCAAGAGAAACACCCGCGTCATGTATCCCTCCAAAGTGCGCAAATATCTGCCGCCGGCCGAGAAGAGCCCAGCCAAACGCTGGCTGATCGCACTGTGCCTGGTGGTTTTCCTGCAGATCTACACGGAGGAGGGATCCGTTGAGACGACGCAGAGTGAAGGACCAACCTTCACCGATGCCACAGCGTACAATGTTCTCCCTTTCCAGTCTGCTGAGGAGCAAGCCAGACAAATGATGGGCAATTGTCCTGAGGTCTTCGGCCAGTCTAGCAGCGAGGAGCAGAAGAAGGAGAACTCTTGGTTCCTGAACACTACATGCCCGAGCTCAAGCCTGGAGGAGGACTTCACTACTCTCTACCAGCAGAGCCGGAGGAACGGATACGTGGTGGCCCTTCTCTACCCTGTATATCATAGACTCGGCACAGAGAACTAA